In Sphingomonas sp. R1, a single genomic region encodes these proteins:
- a CDS encoding DUF2256 domain-containing protein — translation MPRGVAKRDLPTKMCPVCQRPFAWRKKWERDWENVVYCSDRCRRAGK, via the coding sequence ATGCCGCGCGGCGTCGCAAAGCGGGATCTGCCCACCAAGATGTGCCCGGTCTGTCAGCGCCCCTTTGCCTGGCGGAAGAAATGGGAGCGGGACTGGGAAAATGTGGTCTACTGCTCGGACCGCTGCCGCCGCGCAGGCAAGTGA
- a CDS encoding GNAT family N-acetyltransferase has protein sequence MPILAPMAPRHLSQALTLQSQVYPPFLVEPEAAFASRLAVAAPYSLVATRGEALVAYLLAHGWPQGAPPPVGAVLDPAVRGDALFLHDLAVSPAARGSGVGRALVDHAIARAAADGLRRAELIAVEGAASFWAGLGFAPGKVSPALAAKVAGYGSSAQWMVRSI, from the coding sequence ATGCCGATCCTTGCCCCGATGGCGCCGCGACACCTGTCGCAGGCGCTCACCCTGCAGTCGCAGGTCTATCCGCCCTTTCTCGTCGAACCCGAGGCGGCCTTCGCCAGCCGCCTCGCCGTCGCCGCGCCCTATAGTCTTGTGGCGACCCGCGGCGAGGCGTTGGTCGCCTATCTGCTGGCGCATGGCTGGCCGCAGGGCGCGCCGCCGCCGGTAGGGGCGGTGCTCGATCCGGCGGTGCGCGGGGATGCGCTGTTTCTTCACGATCTTGCTGTGTCGCCCGCCGCGCGCGGCAGCGGGGTGGGAAGAGCGCTCGTGGACCATGCCATCGCGCGCGCTGCCGCCGACGGGTTGCGCCGCGCCGAGCTGATTGCGGTGGAGGGGGCGGCGTCCTTCTGGGCCGGGCTCGGCTTTGCCCCCGGCAAGGTGTCGCCTGCGCTCGCCGCCAAAGTGGCGGGCTATGGTTCCAGCGCGCAATGGATGGTTCGGTCGATCTGA
- a CDS encoding methyltransferase, protein MLVADRSECRLGEDASAAALAGLLRFLRQHDYHFVTPTPATHARVLARLGQAPARDLRDVFGWSLPFDPGLLDAALRDALHAADLLDADGVFLRSKVRVSTLGPDLLVHSAYPTEDRHAVFFGPDSYRFARFIEDELRRCPARACGTLVDIGTGTGAGAITAAHRCPEVEIVMTDINPAALRLARVNAAAAGVAARFVEGKDLANVEGALDLVLANPPYIIDPAGRAYRDGGDLHGAGVSLAMARAAVPRLAAGGRFLLYTGSAIVGGMDALKDRLTHLAAAEHCMLRYAEIDPDVFGEELETPAYADVERIALVAAVVERPRS, encoded by the coding sequence ATGCTGGTTGCTGATCGTTCGGAGTGCCGCCTTGGAGAGGATGCCTCGGCGGCGGCGCTCGCCGGGCTGCTGCGCTTTCTCCGGCAGCACGACTATCATTTCGTCACGCCCACCCCCGCCACGCATGCCCGCGTGCTCGCCCGGCTGGGACAAGCGCCTGCACGCGATCTGCGCGATGTGTTCGGGTGGAGCCTGCCATTCGATCCCGGCCTGCTCGACGCCGCCTTGCGTGACGCGCTGCACGCCGCCGATCTGCTGGATGCGGACGGAGTGTTCCTGCGCAGCAAGGTGCGGGTTTCCACTCTTGGCCCGGATCTGCTGGTGCATTCCGCCTATCCGACCGAGGATCGGCACGCGGTGTTCTTCGGCCCCGACAGTTATCGCTTTGCCCGTTTCATCGAGGATGAATTGCGCCGCTGCCCGGCCCGCGCTTGCGGAACGCTGGTCGATATCGGCACGGGAACGGGGGCGGGGGCGATCACCGCCGCACACCGTTGCCCCGAGGTCGAGATCGTGATGACCGACATCAACCCGGCCGCGCTGCGGCTGGCGCGGGTGAATGCTGCGGCCGCCGGCGTGGCGGCGCGGTTCGTGGAGGGGAAGGACCTCGCCAACGTCGAGGGCGCGCTCGATCTCGTGCTCGCCAACCCGCCCTACATCATCGATCCGGCCGGGCGGGCCTATCGCGACGGCGGCGATCTGCACGGCGCGGGCGTGTCGCTCGCCATGGCCCGCGCGGCGGTGCCGCGGCTCGCGGCGGGCGGGCGGTTCCTGCTCTACACCGGCAGTGCGATCGTCGGCGGGATGGATGCGCTCAAGGACCGGCTGACGCACCTCGCTGCGGCGGAGCACTGCATGCTGCGCTATGCCGAGATCGATCCCGATGTGTTCGGCGAAGAGCTGGAGACGCCGGCCTATGCCGATGTCGAGCGCATTGCCCTTGTGGCCGCGGTGGTCGAACGGCCGCGTTCCTGA
- a CDS encoding S10 family peptidase → MRHRTLIAASLAALLLAPQAPAQDKKPDSAAKGEEKPEKGELPPLPEGKTISQTAVIGGKSIRYQATVGKLPVYDTKGKKIGEVVYTAYVVPGGPQRPVTFAFNGGPGASSVYLNLGAVGPKRVQFGDKGDAPSDAPLLVDNPASWLDMTDLVFIDPIGTGFSRSLVDEEATKKAFYATEPDVKYLSRIVYDWLVQNERLRAPKFVMGESYGGYRAPRIAYELQTQLGVGVNGIVMVSPYLDPAATSGSDALSPLPWMISLPSMAAGHLERQGRLSASAMAQVEAYTRGAFATDLLAGRSDPQATARLSGRVAELTGLDPKLVSRLDGRVDEGTYLREVHRDDGKIGSVYDSNVDAFDPFPNSAERKSGDPILEGIIAPTTSAMVDFITREMGWKTNARYNALSFAVNAAWDRGTPDDAPVSDLRKAVANDPKMGVLIVHGYNDLSCPYFGSRLIIDQLPRYGVEQRVKLGVYPGGHMFYSRKASAEAFKADARALYVR, encoded by the coding sequence TTGCGCCACCGCACCTTGATTGCCGCCTCGCTTGCCGCTCTTTTGCTCGCCCCGCAGGCGCCGGCGCAGGACAAGAAGCCCGATAGCGCCGCCAAGGGCGAGGAAAAGCCGGAGAAGGGCGAGCTGCCTCCGCTCCCCGAGGGCAAGACGATTTCGCAGACCGCGGTGATCGGCGGCAAGTCGATCCGCTACCAGGCGACTGTCGGCAAGCTGCCGGTCTATGACACCAAGGGCAAGAAGATCGGGGAAGTGGTCTACACCGCCTATGTGGTGCCCGGCGGCCCGCAGCGGCCGGTGACCTTCGCCTTCAACGGCGGCCCCGGTGCCTCATCGGTCTATCTGAACCTCGGCGCGGTGGGCCCGAAACGCGTGCAGTTCGGGGATAAGGGCGACGCACCCTCCGACGCGCCGCTGCTCGTCGACAATCCGGCCAGCTGGCTGGACATGACCGACCTGGTGTTCATCGACCCCATCGGCACCGGTTTCAGCCGCAGCCTGGTCGACGAGGAGGCGACCAAGAAGGCATTCTACGCCACCGAGCCGGACGTGAAGTATCTGTCGCGCATCGTCTATGACTGGCTGGTCCAGAACGAGCGGCTGCGTGCGCCCAAGTTCGTGATGGGCGAAAGCTATGGCGGATACCGCGCGCCGCGCATCGCCTATGAGCTGCAGACGCAGCTGGGCGTGGGCGTGAACGGCATCGTGATGGTCTCCCCCTATCTCGATCCGGCGGCGACGTCGGGCTCGGATGCGCTGTCGCCGCTCCCCTGGATGATCAGTCTCCCGTCAATGGCGGCGGGACATCTGGAGCGCCAGGGCAGGCTAAGCGCATCGGCGATGGCGCAAGTGGAGGCCTACACCCGCGGCGCCTTTGCGACCGATCTGCTCGCCGGCCGTTCGGATCCGCAGGCCACCGCGCGGCTCAGCGGCCGGGTCGCGGAGCTGACCGGGCTCGATCCCAAGCTGGTCTCGCGCCTGGACGGCCGCGTGGATGAAGGCACCTATCTGCGCGAGGTGCACCGCGACGACGGCAAGATCGGCAGCGTCTATGATTCCAACGTCGATGCGTTCGACCCGTTTCCCAACTCGGCCGAGCGCAAGTCCGGCGATCCGATCCTGGAGGGCATCATCGCGCCGACGACCAGCGCGATGGTCGATTTCATCACCCGCGAGATGGGCTGGAAGACGAACGCCCGCTACAACGCGCTGTCCTTCGCGGTGAACGCCGCCTGGGATCGCGGCACGCCGGACGACGCCCCGGTCAGCGATCTGCGCAAGGCGGTGGCCAACGACCCCAAGATGGGGGTGTTGATCGTGCACGGGTATAACGATCTCTCCTGCCCCTATTTCGGGTCGCGGCTGATCATCGACCAGCTGCCGCGCTACGGCGTGGAGCAGCGGGTGAAGCTGGGCGTCTATCCCGGCGGGCACATGTTCTATTCGCGCAAGGCCAGCGCCGAGGCGTTCAAGGCCGACGCGCGCGCCTTGTACGTTCGCTGA
- a CDS encoding iron-sulfur cluster assembly scaffold protein yields the protein MNAPLYNLEILRLAAAIPHHERLAHPDGTSEKRSPICGSRVTVDIAIDDAGRVAEIGMLVRACALGQASAALLGEAVIGRTPGELATARDDMTAWLAGERALPPDWPGMDLFTPALPHRGRHASIRLAFEAAAEAAAQASEARV from the coding sequence ATGAACGCGCCGCTCTACAATCTCGAGATCCTGCGGCTTGCCGCCGCCATTCCGCATCACGAACGGCTCGCGCACCCCGACGGCACGTCGGAGAAGCGCTCACCGATATGCGGCAGCCGCGTGACGGTGGACATCGCCATCGATGACGCCGGGCGCGTCGCGGAGATCGGCATGCTCGTTCGCGCCTGCGCGCTGGGCCAGGCATCCGCGGCCCTGCTCGGCGAAGCGGTGATCGGTCGCACACCCGGCGAACTCGCTACGGCGCGGGACGATATGACCGCCTGGCTTGCGGGTGAGCGCGCGCTGCCGCCCGACTGGCCGGGCATGGACCTTTTCACACCCGCGCTGCCGCATCGCGGCCGCCATGCCTCGATCCGCCTGGCCTTCGAAGCTGCGGCCGAGGCTGCGGCGCAGGCCAGCGAGGCGCGGGTCTGA
- a CDS encoding L,D-transpeptidase family protein, which yields MKRLPAKASFVPADRIRFPQNQAQALRLGDGTTRMVHSLLQLPARMGFGEFRWDDRGVPSGPIWLRVDLGRQIVSVFRGADEIGTSVILYGQDATPTPIGNFPIRGIERNHRSNSYDAEMPYTLWLTNDGVAIHGSDVREGLATHGCIGVPLDFARKLFGVVKRGDMVAVVR from the coding sequence GTGAAGCGGCTCCCCGCCAAGGCGTCTTTTGTGCCGGCGGACCGCATCCGCTTCCCGCAGAACCAGGCGCAGGCGTTGCGACTGGGTGATGGCACAACGCGCATGGTGCATAGCCTGTTGCAGTTGCCCGCCCGGATGGGCTTCGGCGAGTTTCGCTGGGATGATCGCGGGGTGCCGTCTGGTCCGATCTGGCTGCGCGTCGATCTTGGCCGCCAGATCGTCTCGGTATTCCGCGGCGCCGACGAGATCGGTACCAGCGTGATCCTCTATGGCCAGGATGCAACGCCCACGCCCATCGGAAACTTTCCGATCCGCGGGATTGAGCGCAACCATCGCTCGAACAGCTATGACGCCGAAATGCCCTACACGCTGTGGCTCACCAACGACGGCGTTGCCATCCATGGCAGCGATGTGCGCGAGGGGCTCGCGACGCATGGCTGCATCGGCGTGCCGCTGGACTTTGCGCGAAAGCTGTTCGGCGTGGTGAAGCGCGGGGATATGGTCGCCGTGGTCCGCTGA
- the aroB gene encoding 3-dehydroquinate synthase, producing MITIPVALGARSYDVRIEPGLLARAGELLAPLSRGRPMPVVTDANLSRHCETLVASLAAAGVPAPVLVLPAGESTKSWAQLESLTDWLLEQGVVRSDHVIALGGGVIGDLVGFATSILKRGCNFVQIPTTLLAQVDSSVGGKTAINAKAGKNLIGAFHQPSVVLIDPEVLGTLPQRELRAGYAEVAKYGLIDDAGFFAWCEGNAAALFAGDPQAHAQAIAHSVGAKARIVAADERETTGTRALLNLGHTFGHALEAETGFSDRLLHGEAVAAGMALAFAFSAEQGLCPSEDAARVAAHLRAVGLPDGLAAAGVTADGATLVGHMLHDKKMEGNTLPFLLARGIGRTYLDKTVDLAKVAAFLDGQRG from the coding sequence GTGATCACCATCCCCGTCGCCCTGGGCGCACGCAGCTATGACGTGCGCATCGAACCCGGCCTGCTGGCGCGCGCCGGCGAACTGCTCGCTCCCCTGTCCCGCGGGCGGCCGATGCCGGTCGTCACCGACGCGAACCTCTCCCGGCATTGCGAGACACTGGTGGCCAGCCTCGCCGCCGCAGGTGTGCCGGCCCCCGTCCTGGTGCTGCCGGCGGGCGAGAGCACCAAGAGCTGGGCGCAGCTCGAATCGCTCACCGACTGGCTGCTGGAACAGGGCGTCGTCCGCAGCGACCATGTGATCGCACTGGGCGGCGGCGTGATCGGCGATCTCGTCGGCTTCGCGACCAGCATCCTTAAGCGCGGCTGCAACTTCGTCCAGATTCCGACGACGCTGCTGGCCCAGGTGGACAGCTCGGTCGGCGGCAAGACGGCAATCAACGCGAAGGCGGGCAAGAACCTCATCGGCGCGTTCCACCAGCCATCGGTAGTGCTGATCGATCCGGAGGTGCTCGGCACCCTGCCCCAGCGCGAGCTGCGTGCAGGTTATGCCGAAGTCGCCAAATATGGGCTGATCGACGATGCCGGCTTCTTCGCCTGGTGCGAAGGCAATGCCGCCGCCTTGTTCGCGGGCGACCCGCAAGCCCACGCGCAGGCGATCGCCCATTCGGTCGGCGCCAAGGCCCGGATCGTCGCCGCCGACGAGCGCGAGACGACCGGCACCCGCGCGCTGCTCAATCTGGGCCATACCTTCGGCCATGCGCTGGAGGCCGAGACGGGCTTCTCCGACAGGCTGCTGCACGGCGAAGCGGTGGCGGCAGGCATGGCGCTGGCCTTCGCCTTCTCGGCCGAGCAGGGATTGTGCCCGTCGGAGGATGCCGCACGCGTGGCAGCCCATCTGCGTGCCGTGGGCCTGCCGGACGGACTGGCGGCGGCGGGCGTGACGGCCGACGGTGCGACGCTGGTCGGCCACATGCTCCACGACAAGAAGATGGAGGGGAACACCCTGCCCTTCCTGCTCGCCCGGGGCATCGGCCGGACCTATCTCGACAAGACCGTTGATCTGGCGAAGGTTGCGGCGTTCCTGGACGGGCAGCGCGGCTGA
- a CDS encoding DUF423 domain-containing protein — MNWIAIVAALSGAMAVAAGAFGAHGASGQAAEWLKTGGQYQLVHAVAALVALQWAARGPAALFVGGGLVFAGTLYLMALGLPRWLGAVTPIGGAALIVGWLWLAWLLAPKPAR; from the coding sequence ATGAACTGGATCGCGATCGTGGCGGCGCTCTCGGGCGCGATGGCAGTAGCGGCGGGCGCCTTTGGCGCGCATGGCGCGAGCGGCCAGGCAGCCGAGTGGCTCAAGACCGGCGGCCAGTATCAGCTGGTGCACGCGGTGGCGGCGCTCGTCGCGCTGCAATGGGCCGCGCGTGGCCCCGCCGCGCTGTTCGTCGGCGGGGGGCTGGTGTTTGCCGGTACGTTGTATTTGATGGCGCTGGGTCTGCCGCGCTGGCTGGGCGCGGTGACGCCGATCGGCGGTGCGGCACTGATCGTGGGATGGCTGTGGCTCGCCTGGCTGCTGGCACCGAAGCCCGCACGATGA
- a CDS encoding cation:proton antiporter, which yields MEHASDGSILADAVPMLGFALFFVLLFRRLGLGATLGFLVAGALVGPHVLRLVGDAEGKMGIAELGIALLLFLVGLELSPTRLWRMRRDIFGLGLLQVTLCGVVLAGIVWLATGSTLGAALALGLPMGLSSTAQVLPLLQSAGRLRTPFGERAFAILLFQDLSIVPLITIVAAMSRNPADQGGPPGWLLGLYTVGAIVGLVLAGRFLLRPLFRLIGNLAEREMFVFAGLLTVIASAAVMEALGLSAALGAFIAGVMLADSPFRHELEADVEPFRAILLGLFFVAVGMTLDLHAIAERPFFVAGMALALIAAKAALIMGLGLLFGMKPRGAFALGVLLSQGGEFGFVLFAQAQKALLIEPQAASVFSAIVTLSMATTPFLMMATRRLRAEPRKAGDLPDGPQQEGANAVVVGYGRFGQTVAQMLIGQKIPVTIIDRDVEMIETAGTFGMKVYYGDGTRIDLLRQAGAADAELILFCQDGDAMDTEIVEGIHDAFPDASIFVRAYDRRSVLKLKGAPVTGVVREVLESAIVMARRALDAVDVDGAEIDKTEAEYRRRDIERLKLQKETGDLYAGRDGMFGHSADAAAAEQDRGDG from the coding sequence ATGGAGCACGCAAGCGACGGTTCGATCCTCGCCGATGCAGTGCCGATGCTCGGCTTCGCGCTGTTCTTCGTCCTCCTGTTCCGTCGGCTGGGGCTCGGCGCGACGCTGGGCTTCCTCGTCGCGGGCGCACTGGTCGGACCGCATGTGCTGCGGCTGGTTGGCGACGCCGAGGGCAAGATGGGCATTGCCGAACTCGGCATCGCGCTCCTCCTGTTCCTGGTAGGGCTTGAGCTGAGCCCGACACGGCTATGGCGGATGCGGCGCGACATCTTCGGACTGGGTCTCCTGCAGGTGACCTTGTGCGGCGTGGTACTTGCCGGAATCGTGTGGCTGGCCACCGGCTCGACGTTGGGCGCCGCACTGGCCCTGGGCCTGCCAATGGGTCTTTCCTCGACGGCGCAGGTCTTGCCGCTGCTGCAATCCGCCGGACGCCTGCGCACGCCGTTCGGCGAGCGTGCCTTTGCGATCCTGCTGTTCCAGGACCTCTCGATCGTGCCGCTGATCACCATCGTCGCGGCGATGTCGCGCAATCCGGCGGATCAGGGCGGACCGCCGGGATGGCTTCTCGGGCTCTACACCGTTGGGGCCATTGTCGGCCTGGTACTGGCCGGACGCTTCCTGCTGCGGCCGCTGTTCCGGTTGATCGGCAACCTCGCCGAGCGCGAGATGTTCGTCTTCGCCGGACTGCTGACGGTGATCGCCAGCGCCGCGGTGATGGAGGCGCTCGGCCTGTCCGCAGCGCTCGGCGCGTTCATCGCCGGCGTGATGCTTGCGGATTCGCCGTTCCGGCACGAGCTGGAGGCAGACGTGGAACCGTTCCGCGCGATCCTGCTCGGCCTGTTCTTCGTCGCGGTGGGGATGACGCTGGATCTGCACGCCATCGCCGAGCGGCCCTTCTTCGTCGCCGGCATGGCGCTGGCACTGATCGCGGCGAAGGCGGCGCTGATCATGGGCCTGGGCCTGCTGTTCGGGATGAAGCCACGCGGGGCCTTCGCACTGGGCGTGCTGCTTAGCCAGGGCGGCGAATTCGGCTTCGTGTTGTTCGCCCAGGCACAGAAGGCGCTGCTGATCGAGCCGCAAGCAGCCAGCGTGTTCAGCGCGATCGTCACCCTCTCGATGGCGACCACGCCGTTCCTGATGATGGCCACGCGGCGGCTCCGTGCCGAACCGCGCAAGGCGGGCGATCTGCCGGACGGCCCGCAGCAGGAGGGCGCGAACGCGGTCGTCGTCGGCTATGGCCGTTTTGGCCAGACGGTGGCGCAGATGCTGATCGGGCAGAAAATTCCGGTCACGATCATCGACCGGGACGTGGAGATGATCGAGACCGCCGGCACCTTCGGCATGAAGGTCTATTATGGCGACGGTACCCGAATCGATCTGCTGCGCCAGGCCGGCGCCGCCGATGCGGAGCTTATCCTGTTCTGCCAGGATGGCGATGCGATGGATACCGAGATCGTCGAGGGCATTCATGACGCCTTCCCCGATGCGAGCATCTTCGTGCGCGCCTATGATCGCCGCAGCGTACTGAAGCTGAAGGGGGCGCCGGTGACCGGCGTCGTGCGCGAGGTGCTGGAAAGCGCCATCGTCATGGCACGCCGGGCGCTCGACGCGGTCGATGTCGACGGTGCCGAGATCGACAAGACCGAGGCCGAATATCGCCGGCGGGATATCGAGCGCCTCAAGCTGCAGAAGGAAACCGGCGACCTCTATGCAGGCCGCGACGGCATGTTCGGCCACAGCGCCGATGCCGCCGCTGCCGAGCAGGATCGCGGGGATGGCTGA
- a CDS encoding CvpA family protein translates to MTGLDIITLLIIAGAAILGFLRGFTTEVLAFLAWILVVMAVKFFHAGFTAILAPLIGTEGGAAVLAFALLAGLSYFGGRLIANTLGSQMRNSALGPIDRALGVGFGVAKGLILVSMGFLVLMLVLDTFEGGRAHRPKWITRSVTYPLLDTTSAAIGDFVDRRRKGEPVFGGDNAGEDDAASKDARPYRRTPE, encoded by the coding sequence ATGACCGGGCTCGACATCATCACGCTTCTCATCATCGCCGGCGCCGCCATTCTGGGCTTCCTGCGCGGTTTCACCACCGAAGTGCTCGCGTTCCTCGCCTGGATCCTCGTGGTGATGGCAGTGAAGTTCTTTCACGCGGGGTTCACGGCGATCCTCGCGCCGCTGATCGGCACCGAGGGTGGCGCCGCGGTGCTCGCCTTCGCACTGCTGGCCGGGCTCAGCTATTTCGGCGGTCGGCTGATCGCCAATACGCTGGGCAGCCAGATGCGCAACTCGGCGCTGGGGCCGATCGACCGGGCGCTCGGCGTCGGGTTCGGCGTTGCCAAGGGGCTGATCCTGGTCAGCATGGGGTTCCTGGTGCTGATGCTGGTGCTCGACACATTCGAGGGCGGACGCGCGCACCGGCCGAAATGGATCACCCGGTCGGTCACCTATCCGCTGCTCGACACCACCAGCGCCGCGATCGGCGACTTCGTCGACCGGCGCCGCAAGGGCGAGCCGGTGTTCGGCGGCGACAATGCGGGCGAAGACGATGCGGCGTCAAAGGATGCGCGGCCATACCGGCGCACTCCAGAGTGA
- a CDS encoding CAP domain-containing protein: MLLTATSDVPGLEDQVLDRINHVRQDPAAYAERLRALRPHFVGRVLYLPGRERAMVTQEGVDAVDEAIAFLRDQTPLPPLSRGELLDLAAREHVAVQGSLGTRGHFSPDGSTPGDRVQRQGGGKLVGEEISYGYANADDVVQQLVIDDGVPDRSHRELLFNRELRYAGVGCGSHSRYGHMCVIDVSRTRTGASRYEALAQNDARPTGPASQP; the protein is encoded by the coding sequence TTGCTGCTCACCGCAACCAGTGACGTTCCGGGTCTTGAGGATCAGGTACTGGACCGCATCAATCACGTACGGCAGGATCCCGCCGCCTATGCGGAGCGGCTGCGTGCGCTTCGTCCCCATTTCGTCGGCCGCGTCCTGTATCTGCCCGGGCGCGAGCGGGCGATGGTAACCCAGGAGGGCGTCGATGCGGTAGACGAAGCGATCGCCTTCCTTCGCGACCAGACGCCGCTGCCGCCGCTCAGCCGCGGCGAACTGCTCGATCTCGCCGCGCGCGAGCATGTGGCGGTGCAGGGATCGCTCGGCACGCGCGGCCACTTCTCGCCGGACGGATCCACCCCCGGTGATCGCGTCCAGCGCCAGGGCGGCGGCAAGCTGGTCGGCGAGGAAATCTCCTATGGCTATGCCAATGCCGACGATGTCGTGCAGCAACTGGTGATCGACGACGGCGTCCCCGATCGCAGCCACCGGGAACTGCTGTTCAACCGCGAATTGCGCTATGCCGGCGTCGGCTGCGGAAGCCATAGCCGCTATGGTCATATGTGCGTGATCGACGTGAGCCGGACACGCACCGGCGCCTCGCGCTACGAAGCGCTCGCCCAGAACGACGCGCGCCCCACCGGCCCCGCCAGCCAGCCCTGA
- the radA gene encoding DNA repair protein RadA: protein MAKLQKRYVCQACGSVTSKWAGQCADCGEWNTLVEEAGGAPTPFQAKHHLQTGGRMIQLSGLDTEIALPERMPSGIAEFDRALGGGFVEGSATLIGGDPGIGKSTLLLQAAARIASRGLSVAYVSGEEAADQVRLRARRLGLGKAPVQLAAATSVRDILTTLGMGTPPDLLVIDSIQTMHSDLIEGAPGTVSQVRASAQELIRFAKERGTALVMVGHVTKDGAIAGPRVLEHMVDTVLAFEGERSHLYRILRAVKNRFGGTDEIGVFAMETEGLSEVTNPSSLFLTQREDNVAGTVVFPALEGTRPVLVEVQALTVRLASGATPRRSVVGWDSARLSMVLAVLEARCGLSFSSCEVYLNIAGGYRVQDPAADLAIAAALVSGLSERPVPTDAVVFGEIALSGEVRPVAHAALRMRESAKLGFTRALAPLPPAAKERESHSLNVSNFRNLNALVEQLLGK, encoded by the coding sequence ATGGCAAAACTTCAGAAGCGCTACGTCTGCCAGGCCTGCGGATCGGTCACCTCGAAATGGGCGGGGCAATGCGCCGATTGCGGGGAGTGGAACACACTGGTCGAAGAGGCGGGTGGCGCGCCCACGCCCTTCCAGGCCAAGCATCACCTGCAGACGGGCGGGCGCATGATCCAGCTCTCGGGCCTGGATACCGAAATCGCGCTGCCCGAACGCATGCCGAGCGGCATCGCCGAGTTCGATCGTGCGCTGGGCGGCGGCTTTGTCGAGGGATCGGCAACGCTGATCGGCGGCGATCCCGGGATCGGCAAGTCGACGCTGCTGCTGCAGGCGGCGGCGCGGATCGCCAGCCGCGGTTTGTCGGTCGCTTATGTCTCGGGCGAGGAGGCGGCGGACCAGGTGCGGCTGCGCGCCCGGCGACTGGGTCTGGGCAAGGCGCCGGTGCAGCTGGCGGCGGCGACCTCGGTGCGTGACATCCTGACCACGTTGGGCATGGGCACGCCCCCCGACCTGCTGGTTATCGACTCTATTCAGACGATGCATTCGGACCTGATCGAGGGCGCGCCCGGCACGGTGAGCCAGGTCCGGGCCAGCGCGCAGGAACTGATCCGCTTCGCCAAGGAACGCGGCACCGCGCTGGTGATGGTAGGACACGTCACGAAGGACGGCGCGATCGCGGGTCCCCGCGTGCTGGAACACATGGTCGACACCGTGCTCGCCTTCGAAGGCGAGCGCAGCCATCTCTACCGCATTCTGCGCGCGGTGAAGAACCGCTTTGGCGGCACCGACGAGATCGGCGTATTTGCGATGGAGACCGAGGGGCTGTCCGAAGTGACCAATCCCTCGTCGCTGTTCCTTACCCAGCGCGAGGACAATGTTGCCGGAACCGTGGTCTTTCCCGCGCTGGAGGGCACGCGTCCCGTGCTGGTGGAAGTACAGGCGCTCACCGTGCGGCTTGCGTCGGGCGCAACGCCCCGCCGGTCGGTGGTCGGCTGGGACAGCGCACGGCTCTCCATGGTGCTCGCGGTGCTCGAGGCGCGCTGCGGACTAAGCTTCTCGTCATGCGAGGTCTATCTGAACATCGCCGGCGGCTACCGTGTGCAGGATCCCGCCGCCGACCTGGCCATCGCCGCTGCGTTGGTCTCCGGACTTTCCGAACGTCCGGTGCCCACCGATGCGGTGGTGTTCGGCGAGATCGCGCTCTCTGGCGAAGTGCGCCCCGTGGCGCATGCTGCACTGCGGATGCGCGAGTCGGCGAAGCTCGGCTTCACCCGTGCACTCGCGCCGCTTCCGCCTGCCGCAAAGGAGCGTGAAAGCCACTCGCTAAATGTTTCGAATTTTCGTAATCTCAACGCCTTGGTGGAGCAACTTCTAGGGAAATAG
- a CDS encoding DUF2945 domain-containing protein, whose product MSKHFAKGAAVRWNWGSSHAEGKVAERFERRVQRTIKGEKIVRNGTKDNPAYLVEQEDGGRVLKLESELEAK is encoded by the coding sequence ATGAGCAAGCATTTCGCGAAAGGCGCCGCAGTGCGCTGGAACTGGGGCAGCAGCCATGCCGAGGGCAAGGTTGCCGAACGCTTCGAACGCCGCGTGCAGCGCACGATCAAGGGCGAGAAGATTGTCCGCAATGGGACCAAGGACAATCCCGCCTATCTGGTAGAGCAGGAGGACGGCGGCCGCGTGCTGAAGCTGGAAAGCGAGCTGGAAGCAAAATGA